GAATACCAAAATTAAATAATAGGGACTCGTATAAATCCTTGAATATGGCAAGGATGTTTCTACCAGGTGACCGTAAATCACGACAGGCTACGAGTGGAAGTGCACCTTAGGGAATCGCTTATTTAAGCTGATTTATATTGGTTAATATTATATTATGCTTAGATAAGATTAGAACCGAGTGGTGCAAAGTATATTTATTTTATACTACACCGGAGGATTAAAAGCCCAGGCGGAGAGGTTCCACTCTGATTGATGGAATTTCTATCGTTTGGGTTTTTTATTTGTTACAAAATTATCATTAATAAAGTCAATAAAAATTTGAGGAATGAAGGAGAAGAGTTATGGATGATAAAGTAGCGATAGTCATGGGAAGTGTATCAGATAAAGAAACCATGAAAAAATCAGCTGAAGTATTAGATGAATTGAGCATTTCTTACGAAATGAAAGTGCTGTCTGCTCACCGAACTCCTGATTTACTGTTTGAATATATTGCAAAGATAGAAGAAGAAGGATTTAAGGTAATCATTGCCGGGGCTGGGGGTGCAGCTCACTTACCGGGAGTAATAGCCTCCAGGACATTGTTGCCGGTCATTGGTGTCCCCATAGAAACTAAAGTGTTGGGAGGCCTTGATTCTTTGCTTTCTATTGTGCAAATGCCGGGAGGTGTTCCGGTTGCTACCATGGGGATAGGAAATGCTAAAAATGCCGGGCTGATGGCAGCACATATATTGGCTATTGAAAATTCTAAAATTAGAGAAAGACTTAAAGATTTTAGAAAATCAATGGTTCAAAAAATAAAGGATATAGAAATATAACGTAATTATCAATGCATAATATATTTAGAGGGGCTCGATTCATTGAGCCCGCTAAAAAAAATACTAAAATATTCGGGTCGTATAAATCAGACCCCTTCACCAAAATAAGGACGATAATAGAAAACACATTGACTGTTAATTGTAAACTTATATCCCGTAATTTTAATTGGAAAATTGGAAAATTGGCGAATTGGCAAATTAGTAAATTAATTGAGAGGAGCAAATTAATGGGTAGTGTAAAAGATTTAATGGTCATAGAAAAACCATCTAAAAGCAAAAGCGGTAAGGGAAGGTTTATTTTTTCGGATCGTTATTCGGTCTTTGATTGGGGAGAGATGCCTGACCATATTCCCAACAAGGGTAAATCTTTGTGCATTTCGGCTGCGTATTTTTTTGAAAAATTGGAAAGTATGGGGATAAAAACTCATTATTTAGGTTTGGCTGAAGATAATAAAATAGAAAAGTTTTCTTCTAATCTTAAAAGGCCGGTTGATACCATGGAGGTAAAATTAGTTCGAGTATTAGAACCTTTACAAAAAATCAGTACTTATGATTATTCTATTTATAAAACCGAAAAATATAATTTATTGATTCCCCTGGAAATTATTTACCGTAATTCTCTTCCCGAAGGTTCCAGTGTATTTAAAAGATTAAAAGAAGGGAATTTAAAATTAAAAGACCTTGATCTGAAAGTGCCACCTCTAGTTGGCCAAATCTTAGATAAACCTTTTTTAGATGTCTCCACGAAACTTGAAGCAAGTGACCGCTATTTAGGCTGGGATGAAGCTCAAAAAAATTCCCACCTTAGTGACAATGAATTAGAAGAGATTAGAAAGATGACCTTATCCATTAATCAGCTCATTGAGCAAGAGGCAAATAAAATAGGATTGAACTACGAAGATGGCAAAATAGAATTTGCTTTTGATGAAGATAGAAACCTGATGGTAGTGGATGTTTTGGGGACTTTGGACGAATGTCGCTTTACTTTTAAAGGTATGCCTATCAGCAAGGAGATCGCACGATTATATTATCGGAAAACTTCCTGGTTTAAAGAATTAATGGATGCAAAAAAGAAGGATGGACTAAATTGGAAAGATAAGGTAAATCTATCGCCTCCACCCTTACCGCCAAGATTGAAAGAACTCATATCTATGGCTTATGCTGCATTTGCCAATGAAATAACCAAAAAAGAGTGGTTTAAAAATATCCTTCCTATGAGAAAATTGTTAGAGGAAATAGGTCAAATAATAAATAGCGTTTAGCGGATAGTGTAATAATAGACAAGAGGGCTTATCCTCGTGAAAACGGGAAACGTCTGTCTTACGAAGTGTAAATTGGTAAATTGGAGAATCGGCAAATTGGTTAATTTGTATAAAGGAGAAGAAAATGTGGTTGGTTAAAATTTATATCACCCTAAAAAAGGGGTTATTGGACGCTCAAGGGAAAGCTACTCAAAATGCCTTGGAGTCATTGGGATTTAAAGAAGTAGAAGAGGTAAGAATAGGAAAATATATCCATATTAAAATGAAGGGGCAGAATCAGCAGATGGTCATGCAAAGGGTTGAAGAGATGGGTAAAAAATTATTGGCCAATCCGGTAATTGAAGATTTTGCCTATGAAGTTGAGGTGTTAAAGTGAAATTTGGTGTCATTCAATTCCCGGGATCAAACTGTGATCACGATTGTTTTTATGCCTTGCGTGATGTTGTAAAAGCAGAAGTTGAATATATCTGGCATAAACAGACTGACTTAAAAGGGTATGCAGGTATATTTTTACCCGGTGGATTTACCTATGGAGATTATTTGAGGGTCGGGGCTATTGCCCGATTTTCTCCGGTTATGACAGCTGTCATTGATTACGCTAAGGCCGGAGGATTGGTTTTGGGAATTTGTAATGGATTCCAGATCCTTACTGAAGCAGGTTTATTGCCCGGGGCATTAATGAGAAACAATAGTCTTCATTTTATTTGTAAATATACCTACCTCAGAGTGGAAAATAATCAAATTCCTCATACTCATTCTTGTAAAAGTGGGCAGGTTTTAAAAGTACCTATCGCTCATGGGGAGGGTAATTATTATATTGACGAACACGGATTATCTCTACTGATCAAAAACAAGCAGATTGTCCTTCGGTATTGCGAGGAGGATGGAGAGGTTACTTCAAAGGCAAATCCTAACGGCTCTGCGGATAATATTGCTGCTATATGCAATAAAGAAGGAAACGTTTTGGGTATGATGCCCCACCCGGAACGCTGCGTAGAAGATTGCTTGGGTTCCTCCGATGGAAAATATATTTTCCATTCTATTTTAGATTTTCTAAAGAAAAAGTCGGTACTTAGATGAATAAATCTTAGAAATTGGGAAACCATCATGAAATTTACTATTAGATCAGTACGCTATAAATAATTGGATAATTGGTGAATAGGTAAATTGGCAAATTAAAATAGGAGATTGTTGATTAATGAAAAGCTTTGAGCAGGAAAAATTTTGGAAAAAATGGAATCTTACTCCGAAAGAATACCAAAAAATAAAAGAATATCTACAGAGAGAACCTAATGAAGTAGAATTAGGAATGTACTCGGTGATGTGGTCAGAGCATTGCAGTTATAAAAACTCAAAACCACTTCTTAAATTATTTCCCAATTCAGCAGAATGGGTCCTTCAGGGACCAGGAGAAAATGCTGGTATCATTGATATAGGAGACGACCATGTGATTGCCATGAAGATAGAGAGCCATAATCATCCTTCGGCTATCGAACCTTTTCAAGGAGCAGCCACTGGTATCGGAGGGATAGTGCGGGATATCTTTGCCATGGGTGCCCGACCCATTGCTTTGTTGGATTCTTTAAGATTTGGAGATTTTAATCACCCTCAAACTCAATATCTTTATAAAGGAGTCATAGAGGGCATTTCTTTTTACGGTAATTGTATCGGGGTACCCACAGTAGGAGGAGAAACAGTTTTTTCCTCAAGTTATCAGGAAAATATTTTAGTCAATGTGATGTGTGTAGGATTGGCCAAGAAAAATGATATTTTACGGGCAATAGCAAAAGGCCAGGGGAATTCGGTCATTCTAATAGGAGCAAAGACCGGCAGGGATGGCATTGGAGGCGCTTCTTTTGCCTCTACAGAATTAGATGAAACCTCTGATGAAGATCGTCCTGCGGTTCAAATAGGGGATCCTTTTTCTGAAAAACTATTGATCGAAGCTTGTTTAGAGTTAAGAGGATTGGATTATGTAGTTGGATTGCAAGATTGTGGCGCAGCTGGCTTAACCAGTTCTTTATCTGAAATGGCCAGCCGGGGGGATAGCGGGTTGGATATTGAATTATCCAAAGTACCTACGCGCGAAGAAGGAATAAACCCTTTTGAAATTATGCTTTCCGAATCCCAGGAAAGGATGATCGTGGTGGTTAAAAAGGGAAAAGAAAAAGAGATTAAAACTATTTTTAATAAATGGGGCTTGGATTCCGCAGTGATTGGCAAAGTAACCAATATTGGGAAATTTATCATCAGAGACAAAGGAGAAATCATAGTAGATATACCCGTGAAATCACTAACCGATGGAGTACCGGTTTATCATCGTAAAGGGAAAAGGCCGGATATTTTAGATTCGGTCAATCGGCTTGACTTATCCGAAATATCTCAGCCAGATGACTATAATCAAGTATTATTACAAATCTTGGGTTCGCCAAACATGATAAGCAAGGAAAAAATCTATGAAAATTACGATTATATGATAGGGGATAATACTATTATGCTTCCCGGAGATGATGCCGCTATATTGAGAATAAAAGGAAGCAAAAAAGCCATTGCCCTTACCACTGACGGCAACGGAAGATATGGTTATCTTGACCCCCTGACGGGAGGGAAGATAGCCGTTGCAGAAGCCTCCAGAAATTTGTCCTGCAAGGGTGCTTTGCCCCGGGCAGTCACTGATTGTTTAAATTTTGGAAATCCCGAAAAGGAAAACATCTACTGGCAATTGGAAGAAAGCATCAAAGGGATCAGTGAAGCCTGCCGAATATTGCAGACCCCGGTCATAAGCGGAAATGTAAGTCTTTATAATGAAAGCAAAGGGGAATCCATTTATCCCACACCGGTTATCGGGATGGTGGGAATGATTGAAGATTATGAACATATCTGTGCTATGGCATTTAAAAATGATGATGATTTGATCGTGCTTTTAGGGGAAAATAAAGAAGAATTGGGTGGAAGTGAATATTTAAAAGTGATTCATCATCTGGAAAAAGGAGTACCCCCGCAGATTGATTTACTAAAAGAGCAGGCAGTCCAAAAGGTATGCCGGGAGGCAATCGAGAAGGGATTGGTATCTTCAGCTCATGATTGTTCGGAAGGCGGATTGGCCATTGCCCTGGCAGAAAGCTGTATCAAAGGGAAAAAAGGAGCGAAAATTGAAATTGAAAGCAAGATAAGAAGAGATGCTTTATTATTCGGGGAAAGCCAATCGCGAATCATCCTATCTCTTGATTCGAAAAATCTCTCTTCATTTCAAGAGATAGCCGGAAGATACCAGGTTCCTCTGTTGCTATTGGGTTCTGTACAGGGGGAAAAATTAAAAATAAACCGGTTAATCAATATAAAAGTAGAGCAGCTGGAAAAAGCTTGGAGAGGCGCAAAATAATGCATGAAGAATGTGGCATTTTTGGAATTTTTAATCAAGAAGATGCATCTAAATTAACTTATTTTGCTCTTTATGCCCTTCAGCATCGGGGGCAGGAGAGTGCAGGAATTGCTGTGTCTGACGGAGAAAAGCTCTTGATCTATAAAGATCTGGGGTTGGTATCGGAAGTATTTAATGAAGAAAAGTTAAAGGCCTTGCAGGGTAATTGTGCTATCGGTCATGTAAGATATTCTACTACCGGAGCCAATATCTGGGAAAACAGCCAGCCTATCTTAAAGAATTATAAAGGGGGCACTTTCTCTTTAGCTCATAACGGTAATCTGGTGAATCAGGCAGAATT
This is a stretch of genomic DNA from Candidatus Atribacteria bacterium. It encodes these proteins:
- the purE gene encoding 5-(carboxyamino)imidazole ribonucleotide mutase, whose protein sequence is MDDKVAIVMGSVSDKETMKKSAEVLDELSISYEMKVLSAHRTPDLLFEYIAKIEEEGFKVIIAGAGGAAHLPGVIASRTLLPVIGVPIETKVLGGLDSLLSIVQMPGGVPVATMGIGNAKNAGLMAAHILAIENSKIRERLKDFRKSMVQKIKDIEI
- the purC gene encoding phosphoribosylaminoimidazolesuccinocarboxamide synthase, yielding MGSVKDLMVIEKPSKSKSGKGRFIFSDRYSVFDWGEMPDHIPNKGKSLCISAAYFFEKLESMGIKTHYLGLAEDNKIEKFSSNLKRPVDTMEVKLVRVLEPLQKISTYDYSIYKTEKYNLLIPLEIIYRNSLPEGSSVFKRLKEGNLKLKDLDLKVPPLVGQILDKPFLDVSTKLEASDRYLGWDEAQKNSHLSDNELEEIRKMTLSINQLIEQEANKIGLNYEDGKIEFAFDEDRNLMVVDVLGTLDECRFTFKGMPISKEIARLYYRKTSWFKELMDAKKKDGLNWKDKVNLSPPPLPPRLKELISMAYAAFANEITKKEWFKNILPMRKLLEEIGQIINSV
- the purS gene encoding phosphoribosylformylglycinamidine synthase subunit PurS; its protein translation is MWLVKIYITLKKGLLDAQGKATQNALESLGFKEVEEVRIGKYIHIKMKGQNQQMVMQRVEEMGKKLLANPVIEDFAYEVEVLK
- the purQ gene encoding phosphoribosylformylglycinamidine synthase subunit PurQ, whose translation is MKFGVIQFPGSNCDHDCFYALRDVVKAEVEYIWHKQTDLKGYAGIFLPGGFTYGDYLRVGAIARFSPVMTAVIDYAKAGGLVLGICNGFQILTEAGLLPGALMRNNSLHFICKYTYLRVENNQIPHTHSCKSGQVLKVPIAHGEGNYYIDEHGLSLLIKNKQIVLRYCEEDGEVTSKANPNGSADNIAAICNKEGNVLGMMPHPERCVEDCLGSSDGKYIFHSILDFLKKKSVLR
- the purL gene encoding phosphoribosylformylglycinamidine synthase subunit PurL; translated protein: MKSFEQEKFWKKWNLTPKEYQKIKEYLQREPNEVELGMYSVMWSEHCSYKNSKPLLKLFPNSAEWVLQGPGENAGIIDIGDDHVIAMKIESHNHPSAIEPFQGAATGIGGIVRDIFAMGARPIALLDSLRFGDFNHPQTQYLYKGVIEGISFYGNCIGVPTVGGETVFSSSYQENILVNVMCVGLAKKNDILRAIAKGQGNSVILIGAKTGRDGIGGASFASTELDETSDEDRPAVQIGDPFSEKLLIEACLELRGLDYVVGLQDCGAAGLTSSLSEMASRGDSGLDIELSKVPTREEGINPFEIMLSESQERMIVVVKKGKEKEIKTIFNKWGLDSAVIGKVTNIGKFIIRDKGEIIVDIPVKSLTDGVPVYHRKGKRPDILDSVNRLDLSEISQPDDYNQVLLQILGSPNMISKEKIYENYDYMIGDNTIMLPGDDAAILRIKGSKKAIALTTDGNGRYGYLDPLTGGKIAVAEASRNLSCKGALPRAVTDCLNFGNPEKENIYWQLEESIKGISEACRILQTPVISGNVSLYNESKGESIYPTPVIGMVGMIEDYEHICAMAFKNDDDLIVLLGENKEELGGSEYLKVIHHLEKGVPPQIDLLKEQAVQKVCREAIEKGLVSSAHDCSEGGLAIALAESCIKGKKGAKIEIESKIRRDALLFGESQSRIILSLDSKNLSSFQEIAGRYQVPLLLLGSVQGEKLKINRLINIKVEQLEKAWRGAK